A segment of the Acidobacteriota bacterium genome:
TATTCGACATCCTCGAAGCGCGCGAAGTGATCGAGACACAGACGGTCGCGCTCGCCTGCTCGCGGATTACGCCGCCTCACGTGACGCGGCTGCGGGAGGCGGCCGGGCGCACGGGGAGCTGGCAGGACAATCTCGAATTCCATGTCAGCCTGGCGTCGGCCACGCATAACTACATGCTCGAACGCCTGGTTCGGGAACAGATCGAGTTGCTGCGCGACCTCCACCAGCGGCAGCATTACACGGCCCGAGACCAGAGCATCAAGCTCCTCAAGGAGCACGCGCAGATCGCGGAGGCGGTCATCGCGCGGGATGCGGCGACGGCAAAGAGGTTGATGCGGCGGCATTTGGCGCATACCCGCCGGAGCCTCAGCGACCTGCACGGCGCCGCGTCCCGGCCAAACGGAGACGAGTGACGATCCGCCGCACAGACATCACCATCATCGGCGCTGGTATCGTGGGGCTGTCACTGGCGTGGCACCTTCAGCGGCTCGGCGTCGACCGGGTGGTGGTGCTCGAGCGCGGAAGCGCCGGCGGCCAGTCAACCGGCCTCGCCGCGGGCGGGATCAGGCGGCAGTTCGCCACGCGCATCGAGATCGAGATGACGCTCGCCGGCTGGCAGTTTTACGAAGCTGTCCTCTCCGATCCGAGCTTTCCTGGCAAGTTTGAACCGGCCGGGTACGTCTTTCTGGCCGGCCCTCAGCAAGCCGAGAGCTTGCAGCGCGCGTGGGCCCTCCAGCACGAGCTGGCCTTACCCGTACGATGGCTGGAACGCAGCGATCTGGCAGACCTGTGTCCCTACTGCGACCTGGCGGGGCTCTCGTGCGGAACACTCTGCGCGGACGATGGTTTCATCCGTCCATCGGAGGTCGTGCAGTGGCTCCTGCGCGAGTGTCGGTCGCGAGGGATCCTGATTCGCGAGCACACCCCCGTTGACGCCCTCGAGGTCTCGGCCGGCCGCATCCGGGCAGTTCGGAGCGGCAGCGCGAGGACCTTCTCCGATGTCGTCGTGAACGCGGCAGGAGCCTGGGCAGGCGTCGTCGGAACCATGGCGGGCGTGAACATCCCTGTGGAACCGTCCCCGCGGATAAAGTTGATCGCCGAAGGGAACACCGGGCTACCTGGTGAAACGCCGATGATCGTCGACCTGCCGAGTGGAACCTATCTACGGTCGAATCGCGCGCGCACGACTGTCGGCGTCAAGCCGGAGAAGCGAGTGGTGAGCTTCCGTGTCGAGGCCGACGTCGGGCTGCTGCTTTCGATGCTGCGACGAGCCAGCGCGCGATTCCCCGGATTGCGCCATGCGCAGGTGCGAGGCGTGATTAAAGGATTGTACGAACTGACGCCTGACGGCCTGCCTTTGGCCGGACCTGTTGCGGGTGTAGCCGGCCTCTATGTCGCCGCCGGGTTCAACGGGCACGGCATCATGCATGGACCTGGCGTGACGCGCGCGCTGGCACAGCTCATTGTGACCGGTAGTGCCGAAGCGCTGGATCTCGAAAGACTGCACCCGGATCGTTTCGAACGCCGCGCAGCCGAAGAGCGGGTCAGTTTCCTCTGAGAGGCGGCATCGGCGGTACCTCCGATGGCCTTCGGCGAGGAGATCGCCCTTCCGGTATGACAGCCACCGCACGCCGCGAGCGATTGACGCGGCAACGGCGAGCCGGTACCGTACGAGCCAGGGACACTCTCAATGAATCAGGCGGGCGGCGCGCGGCGGATCGATGTCGGAGTTCTCGGTGCGACCGGAATGGTCGGCCAGCAGTTTCTCGCGCAGCTCACCGCGCACCCGTGGTTCCGCCCGCGATGGCTCGCCGCGAGCGAGCGCTCCGAAGGACGGACGTATCGCGAGGCCGCGTCCTGGCGGCTCGCGGGCGCGCCGCCGCCGGATCTCGCCGACACGCGCATCGAAGCGTGCGTGCCCGGCAAGGGCCCGCTCGTGATGTTTTCCGCGCTCGACGCGAAGGCCGCAGGCGAGATCGAGCCGGCGTTCGCGCGAGCAGGCCACATCGTGATCAGCAACGCCCGCAGCTTCCGCATGGACCCGTCCGTGCCGCTGCTGATCCCCGAGATCAATCCCGACCACCTCGGCTTGCTCCCGCGCCAGCGCCGCGAGCGCGGCTGGCGCGGAGCGATCGTCACCAACCCGAACTGCTCGACGGTCGTGCTCGCCATGGTACTGGCGCCGCTGCGCCAGTTCGGGCTCTCCGCGGTGAACGTGACGACGCTGCAGGCGGTGTCGGGCGCGGGATACCCGGGCGTCCCGTCGCTGGACATCCTGGGCAACGTCATCCCCGCGATCGGCGGAGAAGAAGAGAAGATCGAAAGCGAGACGCAGAAGATTCTCGGCGCGTTCGATGCCGAGGCGGTTGTCCCCCACCCCACCGTCGTCAGCGCGCACACGACGCGGGTGCCGGTCGTCGACGGCCACACCGAGATGATCTCGCTGCGCCTGGATCGAGGCGCGTCTCCGGAGGATGTCCGCGCCGCGCTGGCCTCCTGGCGCGGGCGCCCGCAGGAACTCGGCCTGCCGAGCGCGCCGGCCGAGCCGATCGTGTGCCTCGACGATCCACTTCGCCCGCAGCCGCGGCTCGACGTGATGCGGGGCGGAGGGATGACCGTGTCGGTTGGACGCATTCGTCCCTGCCCGGTGCTCGGGCTGAAGCTGGCGGCCCTCGGCCACAACACGATTCGCGGGGCAGCGGGAGCGGCGGTGCTCAATGCCGAATTGATGCGGGCGGACGGGTGGATCGAGGGGGACTGACCCTTCCTGTGTGCTGTCACGAAAGCAGGCGCGCGCGAAGCGACTCGAGCGCCGGCGGAATCTCCTGTTCCTGTCTCGGCAGATTCAACAGCCGCTCCAACGCTGGAGGAACGGCGACCGGCCGGCCAAGCAGCGGCTCGACGATGTCGTTGAACTTCGCCGGGTGTGCGGTCGCGACCAGGATCCAGTGTTGGTGCGCGCGCCTCCGCGCCAGCATCCGGTACACGTGCGCGGCCGTCGCGCCGTGCGGGCACCAGGCATACCCCAGTGACGCAGCGTCGCCTGCAATCGCCGCCCGAATCTCCTGGTCCGTGACCGAATAGGCGGACACCCGCTCGCGCACCCGATCGTCATCCTCATACAACCAGCGCAGCCGGTGCACGTTGGATGGATTCCCCACGTCCATCGCCGATGCCAGCGTCGGCACGCCCGGCCGCGGGCGCCACGATCCGCCATCCATGTAGTCCGCGATCGTCCGGTTCTCATTGGTCGCCAGGACGATGTCGCCGATCGGAAGTCCAATCTCGCGCGCCCAGATGCCGGCCACAGCGTTGCCGAGATTTCCGGCGGGGATGATGAACCCGGGCTTTCGTCCCTCGCGCCGCCAGATCTGCAGGGCGGCCGCCGCGTAGTAGGACATCTGCGGCAGCAGCCGTCCCAGGTTGATGCTGTTGGCCGATGAGAGCGCATGGCTGCGCGCCAGCTCCGGATCGCGGAACGCCTCGTTGACGACGCGGTGGCAATCGTCGAAGCTCCCGGACACGGCAAACGTCCGCACGTTGTCGCCCCAACAGGCCAGCTGCTGCGCCTGGCGATCGGACACGCGCCCCTTCGGGTACAGCAACGCGATCTCGACCCACGGCCGCTTGTAAAACGCGGCGGCCACCGCTCCGCCCGTGTCTCCGGAGGTCGCGACCAGGATGGTCAGGCGCTGCGCGGATCCGCGCCGGGATCGCGGCGTAACGCGCTCCAGGCTTGCGGCGAGGAAACGCGCGCCGAAATCCTTGAACGCGCACGTGGGGCCGTGAAACAGCTCCAGGACGCTCGCAGGCCCCGGCGCCCGATCGAGCGCCACCAGCGGCGCGGGGAAATTCAAGGCCTCGCGGCAGATCGCCGCCAGCTCCGGCTCGAGCGCGCTGCCCGCCACAAAGGGGGCCAGCAGACGCTCGGCAATGCCCGGAAGAGACTCCAGTCCGTCGAAGTCAGAAACGGTGAGCGCCGGCAGTTGCGTCGGGACGTACAGGCCGCCGTCCGGCGCGATGCCCTTGATGATGGCCTCGCTCAGATCGCTGGCCGAGACCGCGGCGCTTCCGGTACTGGTGAACTTCATGACTGTTTTATGACGTGGGCTCCCGGCGTATCGATCGGCGAGATCCACGAGTCGCTTTCGAGGCCGACCGACCGGAACGCGCCGGCCATGGCCGCGCGCACGGCGTCCGCCCGGGACTGCTCGCACCAGGCGAACACCGACGGGCCCGCGCCGGATATGGAGCACCCGAGCGCGTCGGCTCGAAGCGCGGCGGCCTTGACCTTCTCGAACCCGGGAATGAGCTGCTTGCGCTGCGGCTCGATGAGCACGTCCTCGAACGAGCCGCGGATCAGCGGCAGGTCGGCGGTGAAACAGCCCGCGAGAAACCCGGCGAGGTTGGCCTGCTGCCAGACGACATCGGAGAGGCTGACCGTGCGGCTGAGGATCTCCCGCGCTTCACGCGTCGACAGCTCGAGGTGCGGGTGTACGACGACCGAGCGCAGGGCCGCGGGCACGGGGATCTGCTTCACGATCGGCTGCTCGATCCCGACGGTGAGCACGAGCCCGCCGTAGAGCGACGGCGCGATGTTGTCCACGTGGGCCGTGCCGCTCGCCGCCGCCTCTCCGGCGATCGCGAACTTGAGCAACTGGAGCTTGTCGAACGGCGCTGGAAGCAGCGCGTTGGCCGCCACCACGGCGGCCACGGCGGAGGCGGCCGAGCCGCCAAGGCCGGAGCGCATCGGGATCCCCTTTTCGATCGTCAGCTCGAATGCGTGGCCACCGCCGAGCGCTTCGGCCAGCGCCGCCACGGCCACCGCCGCCGTGTTGCGCTCGGGGTCGTACGGCAGGTCCGCCGCGATGCCGGAAATGCCCGCGATGCGCACGCCGCGCCCGGCGATCCGCTCGGCTCTGACGCGATCGCCAATCGAGGACAGGCTGTGGCCGAGGACATCGAAGCCGACGGCGACGTTGCCGACGCTGGCGGGCGCGAATGCAACGGCCGCTGTCTGCATCAGAGGGGGCTCCGCCGTTCGTGGCCGAAGGGCGAACCTATGACACCCTCGACGAGAAGTCTCGTTTGACGTAGCGGAACGGGGTCATTATACTTCGTCAAGTCATGACGCTCACGTGCACGCGCACCCAGACTCGAAAGCGGATTAAGCGGGCCAGCAGGCCGCGGTGGTGCATGCGCGCGTAACGTCCTCGAACAATTGGAGCGATACTGGACGCCGGCCTGCACCACAGGCCGGCGTTTTTTTTTGCGGGAGTGGCAATGGAGGAGAACGGTCGGGTGGTCATCATGAAGTTCGGCGGCACCTCCGTGGCGGACGCGGAAGCCATCGCGCGCGTCGTCCGGCACGTGATGGCGCGGGCCGGCCGGCATTCGTCGAACGCGCAGCCCGTCGTCGTCGTCTCGGCGCTGGCCGGCGTCACCGACCGGCTGCTCGCGCTCGCCACCGCGGCCGAGCAGGCGGACGCGCAGGCGCTGCGCGCGGGCGTCGAGGCGCTGCGGGCGCGTCATCTGCAGGTCGCGGCGGAGGTGGCGCCGAAGCCGATCGCCGATCTGGCGACCGCGATCGACGCGGAATTCGCGGCGATCGGCGCGCTCCTCGACACCGCGGCCGCCGCGCGTCACGCCTCGCCGGCGGTCGTCGACGCCGTCGCGGGAATCGGCGAGCTGCTCAGCAGCCGGATCGTCCACGCGGCGCTGGCCCGCGCGGGCGCGCCCGCCGCGTGGGTCGATGCGCGGCGCGTCATCGTGACCGACGACCACTTCACGGCGGCGATCCCGCTGGTGGCGGACACGGAAACCGCCATCGCGCGCGAGATCCGTCCCCTGCTCGCCGCCGGGCAGATGCCGGTCGTCGGCGGCTATATTGCGGCCACGCGCGACGGCATCCCGACCACGCTCGGGCGCGGCGGGTCGGACTACTCCGCGGCTCTCCTCGGCGCGGGGTTGGACGCGTGCGAGATCCAGATCTGGACGGACGTCGACGGCATGATGACCACGGATCCCCGCATGGTCTCCGGTGCGCGCGTCGTCTCGCAGCTCTCGTTCGGGGAAGCGTCCGCGCTGGCGCACTTCGGCGCGAAGGTGCTGCATCCCGGCACGATCCTGCCGGCGGTCGCCAAAGGCATCCCGGTGAGGATCCTCAACAGCCGGCGCTTCGACGGGCGCGGCACCGAGATCGCGAGCGTCGCGTCGGGGGGCAGCAACGTCGCCGCCATCGCGTGCAAGCGCCGCGTCACGCTGGTCAACTTCACCTCCACGCGCGCGTTGATGGTCTGGGGCTTCCTGCGGCGGGTGTTCGAGGCCTTCGAGCGCCATCGGACGCCGGTGGACCTGCTGGCCATGTCGGAAGCCGGCGTGTCGGTCGTCATCGATGACGACCGGCGTCTCGAGGCCATCGTCCAGGGCCTGGCGGATATCGCCGTCGCGCACGTCGAGCGCGCAATGGCGATAGTCTGTGTGGTCGGCGATGGTCTGCGTGAAGAGCCGCGGCTGGCGGAACGCATGATGGGAGCGCTCGACCGGTTCCAGGTGTGGATGGTCTCGCAGACCGCGTCGCAGCGCAGCCTCGCGGTGGTCCTCCGGGATACCGACGCGGCCGCGGCGACCTCGCGGCTGCACACCGAGTTCTTCGGGGCCAGGGGACCTGAAGAGCCGCTGCGTCATTCGAGGGCCGCGGACACCGCCGCCCGGGCGGTGCGCGGTCCGGTCCGCGAGATCAGGCCGTGAGCGTCCCGCTGCTGCTGATCGGGCACGGGCGCATGGGACGCCAGGTCGAGGCGCTCTGCGGCGAGTTCGGCATGCACGTGGCGGGCGTCGTGACCCACGCGTCGGCGGACCATCCCGAGCGCTGGCCCGCCGCGGATCTGGCCATCGATTTTTCCCGTGCCGAGGCCGTGCCGGTGAATCTGCCGCGGCTCGCGGCGCGCGGCACCAGCGTCGCGATCGGCACGACGGGCTGGCAGGATCATGAAGCCGCTCTGCGCGCCGAGGCGGAGCGCCATGGCATCGGCGTCGTGTCCGCCTCGAACTTCGCGCTGGGCGTGAACCTGTTCCTCGTGCTGGCAGAACGGGCCGCAGAGCTGTTCGCTGCCCATCCGGGCTTTGGCGCCTGGATTCACGAGCAGCATCACGCCGCCAAGCGGGATGCTCCATCGGGAACGGCGCTCGCCATCGAGCGCACCCTCCGGCGTTCGGGCTACGCGCACCGAATCGATGTGGCATCCACCCGGGCGGGAGAAATGCCCGGCGCGCACACGCTGGGCTTCGATGCGGCCTCGGAGACGATCACCCTGACGCACACCGCGCGCGACCGCGCGGCGTTCGCCCGCGGCGCGCTCGCCGCCGCCGCCTGGCTGCGCGGGCGCCGCGGCTGGTTCGGCATGAAAGACGTCCTCGGCGTTCAGCAGCAACAGGAGCAGCGATGACGCGAAGCACTTGGACCGGATGCGGGACCGCGCTCGTGACGCCCTTCAGGCAGGACGGAACGCTCGACGAGCCGGCGATTCGACGGCTCGCGCGCCGCCAGGTGGACGCGGGCATACACTTCCTCGTCCCGTGCGGGACAACCGGTGAAAGCCCGACGCTCTCTGAAGACGAGCGCGTGCGGATCGTCGAGATTGTCGTCGACGAAGTGGCCGGCCGGGTGCCGATCCTGGCCGGGGCGGGTGGATACGATACGCGGGAAGTCATCCACACGGCCCGCCGGATGAAGCAGGCCGGCGCCTCAGGCATCCTTTCGGTCACCCCCTACTACAACAAACCCACTCCCGAAGGCCTCGTGCAACACTACAGCGCGATTGCCGGCGAGGCCGGCCTTCCGATCGTCGTGTACAACGTCCCCGGACGCACCGGCTGCAACGTCGACGCGGCCACGCTGCTGAAGCTGAGCGCGATCCCGGGCATCGTCGGGGTCAAGGAGGCGTCGGGCCAGATCGCCCAGATCTGCGAGGTCTGCCACGCCGTGCCGCGAGACTTCATCGTCTTGTCGGGCGACGATGCGCTGACCCTGCCGGTGATGGCGGTGGGCGGGCGCGGGGTGATCTCGGTGGCGTCGAACGAAGTGCCCGCCGCGATGGTGCGGCTGGTCGAACTGGCCGAGCAGAATGACTTCGCCGCCGCGCGGGGGATTCACGCGCGGCTGCTGCCTTTGATGACGGCGAACTTCGTGGAGTCCAATCCCATCCCGGTGAAGGCGGCGATGGCGGCGATGGGACTCATCGAGGAAGTCTACCGCCTCCCGATGGTGCCGCCACGCGCCGAATCCCGCCGCCGCATTCTCGACGCGCTGACGCTCGTCTCCGCCAGCGAGCCGGCGGGAGCGCCCGCGCGATGACCACCGTGCTGAGGGATGAAATCGACCGGCTCACGCTGGCTTCCGAGACCGAGCCGCTCGATCCGGCACGCCTGAAAGAGACGGTCGCGCGGCTTCGCGCGGCGCTGTCGGCCGGCGAGGTTCGCGCAGCCGAGCCTGATGCCGACGCCCCGGCGGGCTGGCGCGCGAACGAGTGGGTGAAGCGCGGCATCCTCCTCGCGTTCCGCGCCGGCGAGCTGGTCGATGTGTCGGCCGACCATGGGCGCTGGCCGTTCTTCGACAAGGACACGCTGCCGCTGAAGCCGTTGACGCTGGCGTCCGGCGTGCGGGTCGTGCCCGGAGGATCGAGCGTCCGCGACGGCGCCTACCTCGGACGACGGGTGATCTGCATGCCGCCGATGTACATCAACATCGGCGCGTATGTCGGAGACGAGACGCTGGTGGACTCGCACGCGCTGGTCGGATCGTGCGCGCAGATCGGGCGCCGCGTGCACCTGAGCGCGGGAGCGCAGATCGGCGGCGTGCTCGAACCGGTCGGGGCGCTGCCGGTCATCGTCGAGGACGAGGTGCTGGTCGGCGGCAACTGCGGCGTCTACGAGGGTGCGGTGATCAAGCGCCGCGCGGTACTTGCCGCCGGAACGGTCCTGACGGGGTCCACGCCGGTCTACGACCTGGTCAACGATCGGATCGTCCGGGGGACGCGCGGCGAGCCGCTCGTGATCCCGGAGGGAGCCGTCGTGGTGTCGGGCACGCGGCCGATCGCCTCCGGGCGCGGCGCGGAGTTGGGGCTGTCGATCTCCGCCGCGATCATCGTCAAGTACCGGGACGACCGCACCGACGCGAGGACGGCGGTCGAGCAGGCGCTTCGGTGAACGTCGTCTCGTTCGCGCGGGCGCTGATCGACATCGACTCGACGACGGGATGCGAGGCGGCGGCCGGCGCGTGGCTGGCGGCGGAACTGGAGGCGCTCGGCTACCGCGTCGCCCGGCAGCCGGTGGGCGACGGCCGGTACAACGTGCTCGCGACGCTCGACGCGCCCTGCGTCGTGTTCTCGACCCACTACGACTGCGTTCCGCCGTTCTTCCCGAGCCGGCTGTCGGACGGCCGCCTGTATGGGCGCGGCGCGTGCGACGCGAAAGGGATCCTGGCCGCGCAGGTCGCGGCCGCCGAGCGGTTGCGCGCCCAGGGGGAGCGCCGGGCGGGACTGCTGTTCGTGGTCGGGGAAGAGCGCGGAAGCGACGGCGCCGCGGTGGCGAACGCGGCCGCATGCGATTCGCGGTACCTGATCAACGGCGAGCCGACCGACAGCCGGGTGGCGTCCGCCACGCGCGGCGTTCTTCGCGTGCGGCTGCGCGCCAGCGGGCGCGCCGCGCACTCCGCCGCGCCCGAAGCGGGGATCTCGGCGATCGAGAAATTGATCGACGCGCTCGTCCGCCTGCGCGCGCTGCCTCTTCCCGCCGATCCGGAGCTTGGCGCGACGTCATATTCGATCGGCCTCATCGAGGGGGGCGTGGCGCCGAACGTCATCCCGCCGCACGCCTCCGCCGAGGTGATGTTTCGAACGGTTGGCGATCACGAGGCAGTGCTGGCGGCCCTGCGCCCGATATCGGACCTGGTGGCGGTGAGTGAAGTGCTGACCGTGCCCGCGGTCAGGTTTCGGGTGCCCGCGGGCCTCGACGTCGACGCCGCGGTCTTTCCGTTCACGACGGATGTGCCGTTCCTGGATCGCTGGGGAACGCCGCTGCTCTTCGGGCCGGGATCGTTCCTGGTGGCGCACACCGCAGACGAGCACGTGGCGATCGCGGAGCTCGAGGCGGGTGTTGACGTCTACGAGCGGCTGGCGCGATGGTGCCTCGCGAAGCTGGGCTGAGGTTCGCCCCCGCACGCTCACGCGCCCGCGCTCCCGAAGCGCTCGCGCAACACGGATTTCTGCATCTTCCCCGTGGACGTCTTCGGGATCTCCGTGACGATCTCGAACGCGTCGGGCAGGGCCCAGGACACGAAGTGCGGCGCGAGGAACGCGCGCAGCTCCTCCGGCGTCGCGCTCGCGCCGGGCCGGAACACGACGACGGCAAGCGGGCGCTCCCCCCATTTCGCGTCGGGCATCGCGATCACCGCCGCCTCGGCGACCGCCGGATGCCCGGCGAGCGCGTTCTCGATCGCCAGCGAGCTGATCCACTCCCCTCCCGACTTGATGACGTCCTTGATGCGGTCGCGGATCTCGACCGTGCCGCGCGGGCCAATCGTCACCAGGTCACCGGTCCGGAACCAGCCGTCAGCGGTGAAGCGATCGGTCGAGTCGTCGCCGTAGTACGCGCTCGCCACCCAGGGCCCGCGCACCTCCAGCTCGCCCATCGTCTTTCCGTCCCACGGCACGTCCGAGTCCGCAACGCGCGCGCGAATCTCCACGAACGGAGCGGGCTGCCCCTGCGTGCAGCGATAGCGGTACCGCTCTTCGATCGGGGCGCTCGCCAGATCTGACGGCAGCTCGGCGACGGTGCCGAGCGGCGTCGTCTCCGTCATGCCCCACGCGTGGAGCACGCGCAGGTGGTGCCGCTCCTGGAATCCGCGCAGGATCGCCGGCGGGACCGCGGCGCCCCCCACGAGCATGGTGCGCATGCTCGAGAGGTCGTAGACCCCGGGCTTCGCATCGAGCGCCTGCAGGATGCCCGCCCAGATCGACGGCACGCCCGCCGTCACGGTGACCCGCTCGGCCGACATCAGCTCGAGCAGGCTCGTGGGATCGAGATAAGGACCGGGAAACACCTGCGCCGCGCCCGCCATCGCGGCGGTGAACGGCAGCCCCCACGCGTTGACGTGAAACATCGGGACGACGGGGAGCGCGACGTCGTCTTCGCGAAGGCCCATCGCGCAGCTCAACCCGGAAGCGAGCGAGTGGAGCACGATCGCGCGGTGCGAATACAGCACTCCCTTGGGCCGCCCCGTCGTGCCGCTCGTGTAGCACATGGCGGCGGCCTCCCGTTCGTCAATCTCGGGCTCGGTGAACGCGGCGCTGCCCGTGTCGAGCAGCGATTCGTAATCGAGCATGCCCGCCGGCGCCGGCTGGCCGTCCCCCATTACGATCAGCTTGGCGTCGGGCACGGCGGAACGAAAGCGCTCGAGGAGCGGGAGCAGCGTGGCGTCCACGAGGATGGCGCGATCCCCCGCGTGCGTCGCGATGTAGCCGAGATCGTCTGGATGCAGCCGGAGGTTCAACGTGTGCAGCACCGCTCCGGCGAGCGGGATTCCGAAATACGCTTCGAGGTGGCGGGAGTGGCTCCACGCGAGGGTTGCGACGCGATCTCCCGGGCGGATGCCGAGCGCCCGGAGCGCCGCCGCGAGCCGCCGGGCCCGCGACCCGATCTCCGCGTAGGTGGAGCGGTGGATCGACTTGTCCGCCCGCCGGCTGACGACAGGCTTGTGCGGAAAGAGTGTTTCGGCACGCCGGAGAATGGCTGACAGCGTGAGCGGGAAGTCCATCATCAGACCGTGCATGGCGCTCTCCTACGGAGGGAGATTCTACCGGCAGACGGCTTGCCGCCGTATGGCGAATCTGGTCTAATGCGCTCACCCAGCGGCCGGTCCTCTTCATGGAGGCGTACACGTGCTCATCAGGCGCAGCTTCGGATTGACGCTCCTGCCCATCATCGTGGCGCTCGCTGCCACCACGCTGTCCGCGGCCGCACAGAGCCGCGCGACGACCGCGGATCTCAGCGGCATCGTGCTCGATCAATCGAAAGCGGTCCTGCCCGGCGCGACGGTGGTCGTCACCAACATCGCGACGGGGGTCGAACGCACGACGGAAACGGGGGGGGACGGCCGCTTCATCGTGCCCGCCCTCCCGCCCGGCTCCTACTCGATCCGCGTCAGCCTGCAGGGTTTTGCCACGCAGGCCATGCCGCGCCTCGATCTGGCGCTCGGCCAGGAAGCGGAGGTGAGCTTCGTGCTGTCGATTGCCGGCGCGG
Coding sequences within it:
- a CDS encoding long-chain fatty acid--CoA ligase — its product is MHGLMMDFPLTLSAILRRAETLFPHKPVVSRRADKSIHRSTYAEIGSRARRLAAALRALGIRPGDRVATLAWSHSRHLEAYFGIPLAGAVLHTLNLRLHPDDLGYIATHAGDRAILVDATLLPLLERFRSAVPDAKLIVMGDGQPAPAGMLDYESLLDTGSAAFTEPEIDEREAAAMCYTSGTTGRPKGVLYSHRAIVLHSLASGLSCAMGLREDDVALPVVPMFHVNAWGLPFTAAMAGAAQVFPGPYLDPTSLLELMSAERVTVTAGVPSIWAGILQALDAKPGVYDLSSMRTMLVGGAAVPPAILRGFQERHHLRVLHAWGMTETTPLGTVAELPSDLASAPIEERYRYRCTQGQPAPFVEIRARVADSDVPWDGKTMGELEVRGPWVASAYYGDDSTDRFTADGWFRTGDLVTIGPRGTVEIRDRIKDVIKSGGEWISSLAIENALAGHPAVAEAAVIAMPDAKWGERPLAVVVFRPGASATPEELRAFLAPHFVSWALPDAFEIVTEIPKTSTGKMQKSVLRERFGSAGA